The window TTAAGATGAGCAGTATTCATTGCATCTCAAGGAAACCATTTTACAAGTGATGACGTGTATTCGGTAATATAAAAGACGATTGGAGAAAGAGAAATGTAAGGaatgtttaatgtttaattCATCTATACCTGTATTTCATCTTCAGGTTCTTGTCGCAACGATTGAGTTAACCTTTGGGTCAGTGCAGAATCATCAAAGAGAACTTGTGTCGGAGGAATATCCATCATAAAGAGAATTTACTGAAACGGGACGTAATTTTTAGGCGACTTTCGACTATTTTTACGATTTTCCTTAGAGTCAACGAATCTTTCATGAGATAACCTCATCTGACGCGTAGGACTATGAATTTACTAGTAACTATCGCGCACGAATGAGGTAATAAATCGAGAAGTTTATGgattatttaaaaactgttaACGAAAATCTAGTCAAATATGATATAAAAGACCGCGATACGCGGAAGACTAACTGTTCCCGGTTTTTCCCGCCACTACTTTATCTCACGGTGTAAGAAAGACACGACTACGCTACCCCCATCACAAAACTGCTGTGatcttaaagaaaaagttacttgtcCCTCCTGCAGAGGGTATTAGTGTAACATGTGAACAATATCAAGTTTACTTCCTTATGTTTCTTTTACAAGGGAAAACGAACATTGGTAATATGGGACGGCAGTGTTGTGTAAAAGGTTGTTACAATAAACAATCAAGTGCTGTGAATATCACCCTTTTCAAGGCACCAAAGTGTGCTGACGGTTTAAATAAGTGGTCGGGGctccttaattaaaaaataacgccAAATTCTTATGTTTGCGAAGAACATTTTAATATATGCGATGTAAAAAGTACAGAAATTGTACGtgcaacaaataaataaatatttgtacaatTGAAACAAAGTCTTAGTGTgtgtttattataatattatcctAAGTATAATTTATCCtcataaaataagtattttacaTAACGATAAATATTTGTTTGGTCGTTAATCGACTCTCATTTTttcagtttaattaattttaaaagttaaaatattttactttataaaactttttattgGAGGTGCATGAAGTCATTACAAGTTTTGAAACCTACTTGGTATTAAATACGTGGTTATGGCACGGTGTAAAAGAAACATAAGAAAGTAAACGTGGTATTGTTCACATGTAACACTAATACCCTCTGCAGGAGGgacaagtaactttttcttcttACGTTTCGTCTTcttagtttcgaaattttccatttttacttgaagtttgaatgcgcgcaattttgttaaattttgacttacgtggctaattctggcacctgcgatagcggtactcataatgattaagaatcagcttggtttttttgtttcagatgagtacgtgagcttaaatcactcccgccagggaggtatttcttttcagaggcgcgattttgaactccaaataacattgaaaaaacacaattaaaagagtatttaaaaaattgttccataaacattacaagtagcttaataaatgaaaaaaagtttgacattgttattcattgtattcactgagacaAAAAGcccgaatgttgccgaattttgcagcgtgattaccagaaggttcaaatctccaaagaCATCccaaaacataatttttttcctaGGAAGAGCTTTGGGTGTGTGAGGGCTTCCGTACAGCAACCGCCCAGTACAAATAATTAATAACCCCGATAAGCTTACCACACTTGGGATACATACGTCAAGGAAGATCATTTTCAGAGAAACAGACAGTTATGCTTTTACCTTTATTTCATAAAACTTCACCACAGGTGGCTAACATATGAGCCAGctattaaaaagaaagtgtttaaacatcataattaaaaatttgatctATAAAAGAAAGCAAGATCCACCCGCAAGGAATTGACTGGAGGTATTTCGATTATTCAATTCGTGTTTGTAGGCacataagtacattttaataAGTATGGTTAGTAACGTTAATCAGACCCAGACCCATGTCGGACTGACACTCCCGAATTCGAAAATATCTGGGTGTCCTATGTGCGAAATATTGGGGAAGCTTTCCGACCACCTGAAAGGTGGTCGCAATCGCGATGTGGCTGGTCCCGAAACAGCCTCGAACGTTTCAGTGCCGTCCTGATCGATAGCCAATATTTTCGTATCTATTACGCCGTAGGGCAAAGGTTGATCCTCCAAGTCTCCCCGATATGTCAAACCCAGCGGTGGATCTGCTCGTGGATTCTCATTCTCGGCAGTGCATTCTTCCTGGCTGCATCCACGCATCATCTCTCGGAATTGCTGGAACGTGGTGACATTCTCCTGCAGGCGCGCTAAGCTGTCCCTCCACGCGATCACCTCCTTGGCAGGCCGTACGATTTCGTTGACGTTTTGGAAGTTGGACGCGCCGACGTAGCACACGTAGCCGGCTTTCTTGAACTCCTCCGTGTAATTCATGGCAACAGTGACGCTTGGCAACTGCTCCACCAGCAGCATGGCCATGGAACGAGGCTCGAAGGTGATCCACTGGTTCACAGAGGCACCTCCGTTTTGATGGGACATCGTTTCGAACCAAGTCTGGCCGCTCGTTGCCAAGCGATTCGCTGCCATTAATCTCACAGATAGCATTACCTACGAAAGTGTGGTTTTAATTAGAGGTATCTGTCTTACAATTAGAAATGGAAATACGTAGACAGTGTTTCCTAAATTATGTTCCTCTCGCCCTGATTGCAAGCTAATTATCGAAAGCTTCTTATTTTTGTTACACAAATTCAGCTCTCCttcgatttctttcgctcaacaGGCATCCATGCACACTTTGAGGAGAGTAATTTGGGAAACCCTGCGGCGATGCAATGGCTCTTAGACCTACATGATCTTTCGGATACAAGAAGCTCCATTCGCTCTGATTCGACGCCAGCAAGGACGTCCCAGAAACGACCAACTCATGATTGTCACCGCGCACTGTGTAAAACTCGTCCTTGGATGACAGTGCCCCAGGATAGGACGACATCACGATCGATCGTCTGGGTATCGACGTGGCAGTTTTCAGCGCGGTGGAGCCGAACGTGTACTTCTTCAAGAGCCTCAGCATTTGCGTGTACCTAGAAGACGAAAGGCAGAGGGACATTAGCGGGCTCTGCTAAGCCACGCCTTAGCGATGCCTATTTCTACTCGACTTTTATCGATCGACGATTTACTGGTTATACCGTTTTACCCACGTTTATCGAAGCCGTCCTTGCCGCTAGGAAACGTAAAATTTGTCAGTCGGTTTGCGCACTGAATTGCCGGAAATGGAGCTAGGCGTACGAGGTGAAGGTTGTACTCACGGTGCGGCGGTGTTGTGACCAATCGCGATTAACGGCTCCGAATTGTCCCTCGGTAGAGATTTCACGTAGATTATGGAACTCGTGGGGATGTCTGAGATGTTGAAGACTCGTTGGAAAGCAGGCATGT is drawn from Andrena cerasifolii isolate SP2316 chromosome 8, iyAndCera1_principal, whole genome shotgun sequence and contains these coding sequences:
- the Lama gene encoding phospholipase B domain containing lamina ancestor isoform X2 translates to MLKVVGASWLQTRISTYILVAVALLGIGAIILSEFGQWSYIEIETSSKYPDTVQAYAAGLLEGSLTWQLIHHHWYNTIRPQCEEKPAECRKLTRYLRDNTSVIRKRAELLESTDPFWHMVRLFYTQLDGLEAGWKHAVRRSRKSVSLESDDFLWLALASDMPAFQRVFNISDIPTSSIIYVKSLPRDNSEPLIAIGHNTAAPYTQMLRLLKKYTFGSTALKTATSIPRRSIVMSSYPGALSSKDEFYTVRGDNHELVVSGTSLLASNQSEWSFLYPKDHVMLSVRLMAANRLATSGQTWFETMSHQNGGASVNQWITFEPRSMAMLLVEQLPSVTVAMNYTEEFKKAGYVCYVGASNFQNVNEIVRPAKEVIAWRDSLARLQENVTTFQQFREMMRGCSQEECTAENENPRADPPLGLTYRGDLEDQPLPYGVIDTKILAIDQDGTETFEAVSGPATSRLRPPFRWSESFPNISHIGHPDIFEFGSVSPTWVWV
- the Lama gene encoding phospholipase B domain containing lamina ancestor isoform X1 produces the protein MLKVVGASWLQTRISTYILVAVALLGIGAIILSEFGHVEQDGTYSATVLWNRKGGYRIDFWGQGNDLTAVPMHAARAYYKTGIFEQGWSYIEIETSSKYPDTVQAYAAGLLEGSLTWQLIHHHWYNTIRPQCEEKPAECRKLTRYLRDNTSVIRKRAELLESTDPFWHMVRLFYTQLDGLEAGWKHAVRRSRKSVSLESDDFLWLALASDMPAFQRVFNISDIPTSSIIYVKSLPRDNSEPLIAIGHNTAAPYTQMLRLLKKYTFGSTALKTATSIPRRSIVMSSYPGALSSKDEFYTVRGDNHELVVSGTSLLASNQSEWSFLYPKDHVMLSVRLMAANRLATSGQTWFETMSHQNGGASVNQWITFEPRSMAMLLVEQLPSVTVAMNYTEEFKKAGYVCYVGASNFQNVNEIVRPAKEVIAWRDSLARLQENVTTFQQFREMMRGCSQEECTAENENPRADPPLGLTYRGDLEDQPLPYGVIDTKILAIDQDGTETFEAVSGPATSRLRPPFRWSESFPNISHIGHPDIFEFGSVSPTWVWV